From Syntrophus gentianae:
AAACCACGGCAATATCCCCGCTCTGCTTTACCTTGCGTATCTCCTTTCCAATTGCGTTCACGGTTTCGGCACAAAAATCCTGCAGTTCGGCAATACCTGGATGGCTCTCCGATGCCGACCAGCCGGGCATGACACCGCTCGATTCATCTCCGAAAGCAAAGACAAGCACCCGTCCCCTGCCGGGAAGATCCTGAATCGCCGGGAGCCGCGCCTCTTCCTCATTTCTGCCTGCCCCGGAAGTCTTCATCCCAGCCATTTTCAGGGTGGTAATGGTTTCCATAAGGCCCCCGTATCCCCAGTCGAGGACATGGTTATTTGCGAGGCAGCAGACATCTATTCGGGCAGCCTGGAGACAGGGGACGTTCCTGGGATTCATGCGATAGTTGATGCCCTTGCCCACCCAGTAATCGTCACTGGTCGTGATGCTGGTCTCCAGGTTGATGATCCGTGCATCCGGTGCCTGTGCCGCAATCTCGGCCAGGGAATTCCCCCAGATATAGCCGAAATCGACGGGCTTGGGTATAAGACCACTCACCTCCTCGGCAAGATCAACATAGCCCCGCGCATCTTAAAAAATGTGGGGACATCTCCCATATTCTTTCTTTTGGAAATACGTGAAAATACGGGAAGCGTCCCTATATTTCTCTATATTTCTATATTTCTCCCAGGGCAAGAACATCCTATCTTCTCCGTTGCAGCTTCACATGTCGTGACCTCCGGAAAATCCCGCCTTGTCCCTCTCCAAAGCGAGAGACAAGAACGAACCCGCTTCGACGCACCTCACTTGCTCAGGCAAGATCCGAACTTATCCAAACAATGAAGCCACCGCCAGCTTAAGCCCTTCTACTGCCGCAGCCACTGCGCTCACTGACTTCACAGACTCGGCGATACCGTTCAACAAGGACTTCAGCGTCAAGTGGTTTGGTTTCTCCTTCGAAAGCTCTTCCTTTGCGGTATGTACCGACTGCACTACTTCGTCGCGATTCACGATCTCGTGCCCATGCTTCTCCAGCGCTTCCAGGACACTGGCCATCTGCTTTTGCACTTCGCGCAATGCAGCGGATTCCCCCGACTGTATCTGGTTGACAACAGCGTTCTGGCCTACCGCCATGTTGGTCACGGTCATGTTCCCACCTTTCTGTACCACGCCTTCGATTCGTGTGTACGCCATAGCACCCCTCCTCGTGTCAATTCGATTGTTTTCCAGCAGCCACCGCCTTGGCGGCAAACTGTGAAACCTTCTGCTTCACGGTCTCGACCTTAGCACCGGCTCCAACCGACAGGTTTTCAGCCGTCATGCTCCCTCCCGAGAGGATCAATCCGTTGTTCAAAATCATCGACTGCCGCTGCTTCAGCTCCGATACATCCACATTGTTCTCCTCCAGAAACGTCAGGATGGAATCCAGAATGTTCTTCTCCAGAACTTTGAAGTACATCTCTTTGTCCAGCCTTTGGAAGTACCGGCGATATTCGTGTGGACTCGCCCACTGCCGGAAGGAGAAGCTAGCCCCGTAGTCAAACGTCGGATTATCGAGAATTTGCTTCTTCTCCTGCCGATGCGCCGACCACCGTTGAATCCGCTCTTGAATGCGACCCAAAAGAACGAATGGGCTATACAAAGTGACGAATGGCGTCGCCACCGCTGTGAAAACAAGCATTTTGAAAAACCGTCCAAAGCTAAAGTGCGGACTCATCGAGTCAACCTGCCGAAACCGCTCCCCAACCGGAGTCAATAGAAAGTAGCTGGCCTCGACGAACAAGTTATAGCTGAGCTTTGAGAATCGAAGAAAAATGGAGAGTACCATTTCGCCACTCCAGTCCACCACCCGCACGCACCGATAATGCCGAAGCTGCTTCTCGGATTGTTCCAGCATGGCACGCGTCACAGCCTGTTCATCCACCTGATTTAGCGGCCGCGCCAGTGGATCTTCGAGAAATCGTTTATCGTCTCGAATATCTTGCCCGTTGATGTAGAGCTTATCCTCGATCGTCACTCGATCAAGCTGCAAGCCATTGATGGCCCGCGCTACGCAAGCGTACAAGGCCTCAAGACTTACCTCCTTCGGCGCGATTGCTTCTTTAGTAATCGGTACATCCGTGGTTAGCTCGGCCCCGGATAGCGAACTTTCCATGACACTGTCCGCCCGCTTGCTCAGATCCATAGCGAACGACCAACCACCCATGTTCTCACCCGACCCCACAAACGGAGTAAACCCGCTGTAGATCACGACATTTCCTGTTTCAGCCGCCCGCAGGTACCCCACTGGCGTGTCGTCTTCAGTCAACATCGTGTCGGGATCAAACCTTCCGCGTAGGAAATTGCTCGTCACAATCGTCCGGGCCCGCGACTTAAACCATAAGCAGATCGCAAAAGTGACCAGATAAAGAGCCAACAAGATCCCCCATGTCCGATATGTAAAAGCCTCGACCTGCAAGCTGTTGGCGACTACAATCACAGCCACCATCGCTGGCAGCAACAACCAAAGTTCCCGGCTGTCCAGCTTCCGCTTTGCGTTTCGACAGTGCCGCACCACCGTCGCCATATCGACGCCGAAACTCGGACCAATCGCTCGATGCTTATCCTCCAGACAAAACTTTATGACTTGGTTGCGAAATTGCCGGTCAAGATAAGCGGCGGCACAAAGCAACCGACTGGTTTCGGAATTTTTATATCTCTCGCCCCCTCCCGCCTTCGGGGCCGACATGATAGCATTGTCTGTGGAGATAGCATCTACCTGATGGGCCAATCTCATATGACACCTCGCTTTAAAGCCATTTTTAGTTTTATGACAACATTATCTTTAGCCTTCACTACAAGCGGTCCTCTTCTGGGGAATAATCTTTTCGAATTATTTTTCTCTGCACTTTTGAGTCTACAATTGTTGTTGAAATTCGTTTCACAGGATGACGGAGATAAGGTTGGCAGGCACAAAGCTATTGAATTTACATATAAAAGCTTTAATAAAAATCTCCCAGTATGTGTATATTTTTTTCTTAGTTTGTAAAATTTTATCATTAAAAGTTGAATTATTCTATACTAGTAAAATAAACAATATATCCCAGTGAAAAACTGTAAATACAATATAAGAACGTGATTGTGGCGAAATCAGCGGAATAGGCAGATTGTAACGATTGATATTTTGATTCGATTATTTACGACAGAAATCTTGAATTATTCTGATGATCCAATTCTTATTGAGGAAGTAATTTTCAGAGGTGACCTACCGGAATGATCCTAAAAAAGTGCCGAAAGGGTGCTTTTTCTTCCGTCAAAAAGCTCTATTAAAAAACCGGCTTTTCAATGGCTACCCAAATCGGCATGGGAGTGCGGCCTGCTTCCCTTCCAGATAAATTTAAGGAAGATAGGCTGGTTCCTTCCCCTGATTTACCACACCAGACTCAGGCTTAGGTCTTCTTCGAGCTTCACGGCCGTGCCGAAGATCCTTCCTTCCCGGTTCAACATGCCTTCAATCCAGCAAACATCTTTTCTTGCCGCCCTTTCCAGACGAAAACGTTTGCAGGTCATGACGACCAGGCGAAGGCCGGTAAGACGGCCCATCAGGGGATCGATGATCGGAAAGTAGAGGATGCCCAGGTCACTGCGAAACTCCTTGTATCCGCCTATCCCTTCATAGTCGTTGATCAGATCACCACAGCCGTAGAGGATCAGCTTGCCCCTGTATACGTCGATGCCGATCGCATGATGGGAAGAATGGCCATGAAGAATGTCCACGTTTGCTTCATCAATAAGATGGTGGGCAAAGCGGATGTGTTCTTCCGGTACCCCGTATCCCCAGTTGCCACCCCAATGGATGGAAACCACGGCAATATCCCCGCTCTGCTTTACCTTGCGTATCTCCTTTCCAATTGCGTTCACGGTTTCGGCACAAAAATCCTGCAGTTCGGCAATACCTGGATGGCTCTCCGATGCCGACCAGCCGGGCATGACACCGCTCGATTCATCTCCGAAAGCAAAGACAAGCACCCGTCCCCTGCCGGGAAGATCCTGAATCGCCGGGAGCCGCGCCTCTTCCGCATTTCTGCCTGCCCCGGAAGTCTTCATCCCGGCCATTTTAAGGGTGGTTATGGTTTCCAGAAGGCCCTGGTATCCCCAGTCGAGGACATGGTTATTTGCGAGGCAGCAGACATCTATTCGGGCAGCCTGGAGACAGGGGACATTTCTGGGATTCATTCGGTAGTTGATGCCCTTGCCCACCCAGTAATCGTCACTCGTCGTGATGCTGGTCTCCAGGTTGATGATCCGTGCATCCGGTGCCTGTGCCGCAATCTCGGCCAGGGAATTCCCCCAGATATAGCCGAAATCAACGGGCTTGGGTATGACACCGTTCACCTCCTCGGCAAGATCAACATAGCCTCTCGCATCTTTCACGTAAGATTCATAAAGGACAGGGTTACTCGGATAGGGAAGGATCTGATCGATCCCTCTGCCGGTCATGACATCCCCGCAGAGAAAAAGTTTGATAGCGCCTGAACGGCTGGCCATGGCCATCCTTGAATCTCCTTTTCCCGACTTTGTCTGTTTTGCGTTCAGCTCAGTCGTTTTTAATGCGCCTGACAAGAACGGGACAAAGCGAAGATAGAGAAACCGTGCGATGGATGTTCATCGCTCCCGAAGAATCAAAGTTCTTTCCCAAAATCAGCCTGGAAGGCATCGACAATCTTTTTCCCCCAATCCCCACCCAGGGGTTCCAGTCTGCCAAAGAAGAAGCGCATGACCGGCGGCTCCTCCACGAACCGGAGCCCTCCGATGAGGTCTCTATGCTGGTAGAGCCAGGAGACGCGCTGGGCGACATATTCAATCTGGCCGAGGGTGAAGGCGCGGCGGGGGATGGCGATCCGCACGAGTTCCATCCGGGCGACGATTTCATCGCCCTTTGCGTCC
This genomic window contains:
- a CDS encoding CapA family protein yields the protein MSGLIPKPVDFGYIWGNSLAEIAAQAPDARIINLETSITTSDDYWVGKGINYRMNPRNVPCLQAARIDVCCLANNHVLDWGYGGLMETITTLKMAGMKTSGAGRNEEEARLPAIQDLPGRGRVLVFAFGDESSGVMPGWSASESHPGIAELQDFCAETVNAIGKEIRKVKQSGDIAVVSIHWGGNWGYRVPEEHIRFARHLIDEANVDILHGHSSHHAIGIAVYRGKLILYGCGDLINDYEGIGGYKEFRSDLGILYFPAIDSLTGRLTGLRLVVMTCKRFRLERAARKDVCWIEGMLNREGRIFGTAVKLEEDLSLVW
- a CDS encoding CapA family protein: MASRSGAIKLFLCGDVMTGRGIDQILPYPSNPVLYESYVKDARGYVDLAEEVNGVIPKPVDFGYIWGNSLAEIAAQAPDARIINLETSITTSDDYWVGKGINYRMNPRNVPCLQAARIDVCCLANNHVLDWGYQGLLETITTLKMAGMKTSGAGRNAEEARLPAIQDLPGRGRVLVFAFGDESSGVMPGWSASESHPGIAELQDFCAETVNAIGKEIRKVKQSGDIAVVSIHWGGNWGYGVPEEHIRFAHHLIDEANVDILHGHSSHHAIGIDVYRGKLILYGCGDLINDYEGIGGYKEFRSDLGILYFPIIDPLMGRLTGLRLVVMTCKRFRLERAARKDVCWIEGMLNREGRIFGTAVKLEEDLSLSLVW